Sequence from the Mesorhizobium sp. PAMC28654 genome:
CGGCATGAAGCAGGACATCACCGAGGAAAAGCTCCTGTCGGATCGCATGCGCTACCTGGCGGAATTCGACGTGATGACGGGGCTGGCCAATCGCGGCCAGTTCCAGGCGCGCCTGGCGCAAGCTGATCAGGCGGGGCAGGGCACGGTCGGCGCGCTGCTGTTGATTGATCTCGACGGGTTCAAGGCGGTCAACGACACGTTCGGCCATGTCGTCGGCGACGATTGCCTGAAGGAAGCGGCCGCGCGCCTCGGCGCGGTCTGCCAGGGAGCAGACCTGGTCGCCCGCGTCGGCGGCGACGAGTTCGCCGTTCTGCTCGGGCCCCATCTCGACCGTGGCGCGGTTTCCGGCCTGGCGCGCGGCATCATCGACGCCATGGGCGAGCCGGTGAGTGTCCGTGGCCAACCGCTCAAGCTCGGCGCCTCGGTCGGCGTCGCCTTTGTCGAGACGGGCGCGATATGCGACCTGTTCATGAAGGCCGACACCGCGCTCTACGCCGCCAAGGCGGCCGGCCGCAACACGTTCCGGATCTTCAAGTCGGACACTCCGAAAGGTCGCCGCGCCGACGCAGCCTAAGGGCACGCTCCGGCATGCAATTTTCATTTGGCATGCAAGGCATTCGAGAAAAGGTGTTATGAAGATGTCCGGGCCTTTCCGGCCTTCTCCTGACATCCGAGGTCTTTCGTGCGTGAGCCATCGCTGCTGCCTGTCTTCGGAAAGCTCGGGCTGAAGACGCGGGTCGTCATGGCAGTGCCGGCCCGGCCGGGACAGATGGCCGACCGCATGCGCCAGCTTATGACGTCCCACGGAGCAATGGTGTTGAAGCTTTCCATCGTCGTCTGGACGGTCGTTGTCCTCGCCGCCGTGTTTTTCATTGTGCAGGGCTGACCCTTCAAGGCCGAACCAACTGGAACTCCACCCATGCCAAACCGCTACGCACTGCGCAGGGAGCAAGAGCACAGCTGGACCATCGTCGACGTCTTCACCGGCCAGCCCGCGGTGCTCAAGCATCGGGTCTTGGTCGGCATGAGCACACGCGATGCCGACGACATGGTCGTGCAGATGAATGTGCGGGATATAAAGCGGCGCGAAAAGGCCGATCGAAAGTCCTGATCCCGTCATCAAGCCGCAAAACGTGCCGGCGATCCAGGCCGGCATTTTGTCGCCGGAAACAGCGCGTCGGCGTGAAACCACCAACAGGAGGATTCCCGTGCGAGCGAGCCTGAAGGAAAAGATACTGGAGGTCTGCGATCGCAAAATCTCCGAGAAAGGCCCCGGCGTCGGCCTGTCGTTCTATGCGTTTTTCGCAAACAGGAATGACGATCCCGACCTTCTCATGGAAGCCGCGGAATGGTGGATACGAACCTGCAAATTCGACCATTTTGAAAAGGCCGTGAAGATACGGGCGATGGTCGAGGAGATGGATTGATTTCACCCAGCTTCGGATGATGGAGATCAGCGTTCGGGCGTTGGTCCCGCTTCCGCGGATGCGGCGGCGTCGTGGCATGGCGGCGCGTCGCTGCCGGCGCGCGCATTCTCGATGACGCGGTGAAGCAGCGCCGTCAGCGTCTCCACCTCGCTTTCGCTGAATCCGGCCAGCGCTTCGCTGTTGCCCCTGGCCAGTATGGCGCGGGCCGGCTCTATCCTGTCGATGGCGTGATCGCTGAGAGAAATCAGGCTGCTCCTGCCGTCGGCGGGGTCAGGGTCGCGGCGGATCAGGCCGTCGCGTTCCATGCGGGCGAGAAGCTGCGCCATGCTTGGCTGCTCGACGCCGGCGAGCCGCGTCAGCTCCTTCTGCGACAGGCGGGCACTATCCTTCAGCGCGACGAGCACCGGCAACTGGCTGACGCTGATGCCGAGCTCGCGGAACCGCGTGTCGGCGATGCGTGACAGGAAGCGCGCGGCGGTGGCGATGAGCATAGCGGGCATCGCCCGGGGCTGCCAGGACTCGGATGGGTCGGACATTTACATAGTTGCCTATTTAAATTGCTGCCGGGATATTTACATTGGGTCCTATCTAGATATATAGAGCCCTATATAATTTCTAGCACAGGAGGCGACCGTGTCGCAACAACCCACGACCGAAACCCCCAAAATCGCAATCATTGGCGGCGGGCCGGGCGGCCTGACGCTGGCTCGCATCCTGCATATAAACGGCATCGCCTCGACGGTGTTCGAGCGCGACGAGCATGCGCTGGCGCGGCCGCAGGGCGGCTCGCTCGACATGCACGCCGATACCGGCATGCGGGCGCTGCGCCTTGCGGGCCTGGAGGATGCCTTTCGCAATGTCGCGCGCTACGAGGACCAGGACGGCAAGGTCTGCAGCCCAGATGGCAAACTGCTGTTTTCGGACTCCGATCCGGACGGCGAGCGGCCGGAAATCGATCGCACTCAGCTGCGCCAGCTGTTTCTCGACGCTTTGCCCGGGGGCACGGTACGCTGGGGACAGAAGGTTGAGGCCGTGCGGCCGCTGGCGGATGGCCGCTATGCCGTGTTCGCCAATGGTGGCGATGGGGGCGAAGCGGGCGAGCCGTTCGATCTTGTCGTCGGCGCCGATGGCGCGTGGTCGCGGGTGAGGCCGCTCGTCTCCGATGCGGTGCCTTGCTATGAAGGCGTGATTTTCTGCGAACTCGGCATCGACGATGCCGATGCCCAGCATCCCGCGCTCGCGGCACTGGTCGGACATGGCAAGATGTTCGCCAAGGGCAGGTCGCGGACACTGGTCGGCCAGCGCAGTTCCAATGCCCATATCCGTGTCTACGCGGCGTTGCGGGCGCCGGAGAGCGCGCTCAAGCTCGACACCGCCGATCCCGATCGCACCAGGCAGGAAATCGCCGGTCATTTCGCCGATTTCGCACCGGTATTGCGCGCCCTGATCACCGAGGCGAAGCTGCTGGCCATCAGGCCGATGTATGCGCTGCCAGTCGGCCATCGCTGGGCCAACCGGCCGGGCGTGACGCTGATCGGCGATGCCGCGCATCTGATGTCGCCCTTCGGCGGCGAGGGCGCCAACACGGCGATGGCTGACGGTGCGGACCTCGCCATGGCGCTGGCTGATGGCAACGACTGGCGCCAGGCGGTCGCCGACTATGAGGCGATCATGTTCCCGCGCGCCGAGGAGGCGGCTGATGGAGCGGCGGAAGGGCTGCGCGGAGGCGTGTCGGAAGACGCACCCGATCATATACTGGAGCATGTGGCCGCCGCGCGGGAACGCGCCCATCCCGGCAATCGGGTGGATGACGGTGCTTCGGCCTGACAGGCCGAACCTACGCCCCGGCCAGCGGATCATGCGGGTCCGCCGGAAGGTTGGTGAAATCGTCAGCGAATTTCCGCATCAGTCGCACCAGCTCGTCGATATCATGGGCGTCCCAGCTCTCGAAAATGCCGCGCCCGATCCTGTCGCGCGCGGCATCGACGAGATCGGTCATCGCCTTGCCCTTGGGCGTGATGACGGCTTCGCGCACGCGCCGATCTGCGCCGGGCTTGCGCTCGGCGAGGCCAAGGCTTTCGAGCTTGGCCACCTGTCGGCTGACGGTGGTGTAGTCGCGGCCGACGCGATCGGCGAGGTCAACCACGCCGATCGGGCCGAAGCGCTCCACGCTCACCAGGAGTGGGAACAGCGCCCGATCCAGGCGGATGCCGGCCTCCCTGATCAGGAATTCATCGCGCTGCGGCTGGTTCATGATGCTGACAATGTCGAGCACCGCGCCGTGCAGTTTCCGCAGTTGGTCACTAATATGTGTATTATGCACTGTTTTTCTTGACGTCATGATCCGCCTCGATATATGTGTATTTAGCACATAAAAATTCAAAGGAAACCATCTCATGAAAGCAGCAATCGTTCAGGGAGCCGGGCAACCGCCGGTCTATGGCGTGTTCAGCGATCCGGTTGCGGGCGAGGGCGAATGCATTGTTACCGTGACGGCCGCCGCCATCAGCCATGTCGTCAAGGGCCGGGCCTTCGGCGCGCACTACAGTTCGTCGGGAAAGTTTCCCTTTGTCGTCGGCATCGATGGCGTCGGGCGGCTGGAGGATGGCCGCCGTGTCTATTTCCTGATGCCATCAGCGCCCTTTGGCAGCATGGCCGAGAGGGCCGTGGTGCCGGTGAGCCGGTGCCTGCCGCTGCCCGATGCGCTTGACGATGTGACGGCGGCGGCGATCGCCAATCCCGGCATGTCATCTTGGGCGGCCTACACCGAGCGGGCAAAATTCCGAGTGGGCGAAACCGTTGTTGTCAATGGTGCAACGGGAACGTCGGGCCGGCTGGCCATCCAGATCGCCCGGTATCTCGGAGCCGGCAAGGTCATTGCCGTCGCCCGCAACGCCGAGGCGCTGAAATCGCTGCCAGCCCTTGGCGCCGACGTGACCATTGCGCTGGGCGACGACGAGGCGGCATTGGATGCCGCCCTGAAAGAGCAGTTCGCTGAGGGAGTGGACGTGGTGATCGATTATCTGTGGGGTAAAAGTGCTGAACGCCTGATCGCCGCCGGTGCGCGCCATGGCAAGGGTGCGATGCCCATCCGCTATGTCCAGGTCGGCTCGATGAGCGCCGGCGACATCACCTTGCCAAGTGCGGCGTTGCGGTCCTCGGCGATAGAGTTGATGGGCAGCGGCATCGGCAGCATTCCGCTTGAGCGCCTGGTCCAGGCCGTCGACGGTCTTCTGCAGGCCACCGTGCCCGGCGGTTTTCAGATCGCGTCCACGGTCGTTCCGCTATCGCAGGTGGAACAGGCCTGGCCCAGGGACGACAGCACCCGGCGCACCGTGTTCACAATCTGAGCCAACCGGAATGCGATTGGCCGCGTCTAGCGCGGTTCATCGTTTCACGGAAACGCCGAACCGCTCTATCTCTTTGTTTTCACGCAATTCCGGACGGAAAACCGTTTCACACCCTGGAATTGCTCTATTCGCTGGCCACCTCGACGTGCCACCATTTCGGCCGTCCGCCCCTGAAAGAGTGGTAGGTGGGCATCAATTCCCTGGCGCCCGGCTTGTCGAAGACCCCCAGCAGCAAGGCAATGACGGGCTTGTCGTCAATGGCGCCGATCGTGCTGCCGCAGCCGGGACAAAAGGCGCGGCTTGAAAATTCTGATGACCGGAAGACGGAGGGCATGCCGCCTGTCCCCGTCCAGGTCACGCTTTCGCTTGGGAATTCCACCCAGGCGGCGGTCAGGGCGCCGGTGTGGCGCTGGCACATGCGGCAGGAACAGGTGTGCGGCGCGCCGGCCGGGCCGATCGCCTCGAAACGCACGGCGCCGCAAAGGCAGCCGCCCACATGGCGCCTGGGCTTTGCCGGTCGCGTCTTGATCGTTGCGGATGTCAATTCCACGGCCCCCTCAAGTTGTGCCGAGTGCTTAGCTCAAGGGGTCGATCGGGTTCTAGCCGAAATCGGCGGCCGTCAGCACGTACATGCTCTTGCGCGTACGGTCATAGGCCTTCGACGCCACATCGCGGATGGCGTTGCTCTCCGTGTCGAATGCGGCGAGGTAGCCGGCTTCGTTGGCCGCGGTTCCAGGCCGCATCTTCGACATGGCGTCGGCGGCGACCGAGAAGGAAATCTGGAACATGCCATCATGGCCGACGAAACGGATACGCTTGCCGGCCTCGTCATAGCTGCGGCTGCGGTTGGGGAAGGTCAGGCTCATGATTTTGCCTCCATCGCGGCGGCCTTCTTGGTCACCCGCTTCTTCTTCGGCGTTGGGTTCAAGGCTTCGGCGACGCGGTCGGCTTCTTCCTTGGCCAGGCGCAATTCCCTGAGTTTTGCCGTCTTGATGATGCGCAGCTTCGCTTCCGTCATATATTCGGCGGTCGCCTTGTTGCGCTCGGCCGTCTTCTTCTGCTTGTCCACGAAGCGGGCTTCAGCCTTTTCCATGATACTCGGATTGCCTTCGGCCATTGGCTAAATCTCCCTTATGTTTGAAATTGTGAAACCGAACTTGTCCGATAAATAGGGACTCAGCGGAGAAAATTCAATTTTTACAATATTTAGCTTCCGGTAAATATCAGGAATCGGCCGGGTAAAATAATACTTTTGAATATTTGAATTCGGCCGGGAATAATTTTTGGCACTCCTATCTATCGAGTGCCAATGCGCCTATATATGGGGGCGTGGCCGCCTGTGCCGGCCCCAGAAAGAAGACCTCATGAAATTTCGGCCACTCCACGACCGCGTCGTCATTCGTCGCGCTGAAGGTGATACCAAATCCAAGGGCGGCATCATCATCCCCGACAATGCCAAGGAAAAGCCGCAGGAAGGCGAAGTCATCGCCGTCGGTCCCGGTGCACGCGACGAAAATGGCGCGCTTGTTCCGCTCGACGTGAAGGCCGGCGACTTCATCCTGTTCGGCAAATGGTCGGGCACTGAAGTCAAGATCGACGGCGAGGACCTTCTGATCATGAAGGAAGCCGACATCATGGGCATCATCGAGAAGACCGTCGAAGCCAAGAAGGCTGCCTAATCCTCTGAGGAGCCGGCCTTTGCCAGCTCCGCGAGCGGCCCACTCCACCACACGAACGGGCCCACCACAAAAACGGGATTGAAAAAACCATGTCTGCCAAGGAAATCAAATTCTCCACCGATGCGCGCGACCGCATGCTGCGCGGCGTCGAGATCCTCACCAATGCGGTGAAGGTCACGCTCGGCCCCAAGGGCCGCAACGTCATCATCGACAAGGCTTATGGCGCGCCTCGCATCACCAAGGACGGCGTCACCGTCGCCAAGGAAATCGAGCTTGCCGACAAGTTCGAGAACATGGGCGCGCAGATGGTGCGCGAAGTGGCCTCGAAGACCAACGACCTCGCCGGTGACGGCACCACCACGGCAACCGTGCTGGCCGCCTCGATCCTGCGCGAAGGCGCCAAGCTCGTCGCCGCCGGCATGAACCCGATGGACCTCAAGCGCGGCATCGACCAGGCCGTTGCCGCCGTCGTCGGCGAAATCAAGGCGAAGGCCAAGAAGGTCAAGTCGTCGGCCGAGATCGCACAGGTCGGCACCATCGCCGCCAATGGCGACGCCACCGTCGGCGAGATGATCGCCAAGGCGATGGACAAGGTCGGCAATGACGGCGTCATCACCGTCGAGGAAGCCAAGACCGCCGAAACCGAACTCGACGTCGTCGAAGGCATGCAGTTCGACCGTGGCTATCTCTCGCCCTATTTCGTCACCAACGCCGACAAGATGCGCGTCGAGCTGGAAGAGCCCTACGTGCTCATCCACGAGAAGAAGCTCGGCAATCTGCAGGCGATGCTGCCGATCCTCGAAGCGGTGGTTCAGAGCGGCAGGCCGCTGCTGATCATCTCCGAGGACGTCGAAGGCGAGGCTCTTGCCACGCTGGTCGTCAACAAGCTGCGCGGCGGCCTCAAGGTCGCGGCCGTCAAGGCGCCGGGCTTCGGTGATCGCCGCAAGGCGATGCTGGAAGACATCGCCGTGCTCACCGCCGGCCAGATGATCTCCGAGGATCTCGGCATCAAGCTCGACAACGTCACCATCGACATGCTCGGCCGCGCCAAGCGCGTGCTGATCGAGAAGGACACCACCACGATCATCGACGGCGCCGGCACCAAGGCGACCATCCAGGCGCGCGTCGCCCAGATCAAGGGCCAGATCGAGGAGACGACCTCGGACTACGACAAGGAAAAGCTGCAGGAACGTCTTGCCAAGCTGTCGGGCGGCGTTGCCGTCATCCGCGTCGGCGGCGTCACCGAGTCGGAAGTGAAGGAAAAGAAGGACCGCATCGACGACGCGCTGAACGCAACGCGTGCAGCGGTTGAAGAAGGCATCGTGCCCGGCGGCGGCGTGGCTCTGCTGCGTGCCAGGTCGGCACTTGCCGGCCTGACCGGCGCCAATGCCGATGTCACCGCTGGTATCTCGATCGTGCTTCGCGCGCTTGAGGCTCCGATCCGCCAGATCGCCGAGAATTCCGGCGTCGAAGGCTCGATCGTCGTCGGCAAGCTCACCGACAGCAAGGATCACAATCAGGGTTTCGACGCCCAGAACGAGGTCTATGTCGACATGATCAAGGCAGGCATCGTCGATCCCGCGAAGGTGGTGCGTACCGCACTGCAGGACGCCGGCTCGATCGCGGCTCTGCTGATCACGGCGGAAGCCATGATCACCGACATTCCGCCGAAGGATGCGGCACCGGCGGGCGGTGGCGGCGGCGGTATGGGCGGCTACTAACCGGATTCAGGTGAGGCCGGCCTGCAAACGGCGGTTTCCTGCGCTTCCGGTGCTCACGTACCCAAAAGTACGCTCCGCTCCGGTTCTCGGAAACCCCC
This genomic interval carries:
- a CDS encoding MarR family winged helix-turn-helix transcriptional regulator: MTSRKTVHNTHISDQLRKLHGAVLDIVSIMNQPQRDEFLIREAGIRLDRALFPLLVSVERFGPIGVVDLADRVGRDYTTVSRQVAKLESLGLAERKPGADRRVREAVITPKGKAMTDLVDAARDRIGRGIFESWDAHDIDELVRLMRKFADDFTNLPADPHDPLAGA
- a CDS encoding diguanylate cyclase domain-containing protein — translated: MPYSPKGPARPNASRLRGGVSDAAGSPERARRRDAATIARLRSELTAQAELIREQGVSLAHSRKIFDRASAAARIGVWECSLPDETLRWTDVVYDLFDLPRGTVPDRQLTLACYPPASRKVLEAMRGRAIEERSGFTLDCEITTFAGRSRWIRITATVECEDGVPVRIFGMKQDITEEKLLSDRMRYLAEFDVMTGLANRGQFQARLAQADQAGQGTVGALLLIDLDGFKAVNDTFGHVVGDDCLKEAAARLGAVCQGADLVARVGGDEFAVLLGPHLDRGAVSGLARGIIDAMGEPVSVRGQPLKLGASVGVAFVETGAICDLFMKADTALYAAKAAGRNTFRIFKSDTPKGRRADAA
- a CDS encoding co-chaperone GroES, which produces MKFRPLHDRVVIRRAEGDTKSKGGIIIPDNAKEKPQEGEVIAVGPGARDENGALVPLDVKAGDFILFGKWSGTEVKIDGEDLLIMKEADIMGIIEKTVEAKKAA
- a CDS encoding DUF6500 family protein, whose protein sequence is MRASLKEKILEVCDRKISEKGPGVGLSFYAFFANRNDDPDLLMEAAEWWIRTCKFDHFEKAVKIRAMVEEMD
- a CDS encoding quinone oxidoreductase family protein; this encodes MKAAIVQGAGQPPVYGVFSDPVAGEGECIVTVTAAAISHVVKGRAFGAHYSSSGKFPFVVGIDGVGRLEDGRRVYFLMPSAPFGSMAERAVVPVSRCLPLPDALDDVTAAAIANPGMSSWAAYTERAKFRVGETVVVNGATGTSGRLAIQIARYLGAGKVIAVARNAEALKSLPALGADVTIALGDDEAALDAALKEQFAEGVDVVIDYLWGKSAERLIAAGARHGKGAMPIRYVQVGSMSAGDITLPSAALRSSAIELMGSGIGSIPLERLVQAVDGLLQATVPGGFQIASTVVPLSQVEQAWPRDDSTRRTVFTI
- a CDS encoding MarR family winged helix-turn-helix transcriptional regulator, with amino-acid sequence MPAMLIATAARFLSRIADTRFRELGISVSQLPVLVALKDSARLSQKELTRLAGVEQPSMAQLLARMERDGLIRRDPDPADGRSSLISLSDHAIDRIEPARAILARGNSEALAGFSESEVETLTALLHRVIENARAGSDAPPCHDAAASAEAGPTPER
- a CDS encoding FAD-dependent oxidoreductase, with translation MSQQPTTETPKIAIIGGGPGGLTLARILHINGIASTVFERDEHALARPQGGSLDMHADTGMRALRLAGLEDAFRNVARYEDQDGKVCSPDGKLLFSDSDPDGERPEIDRTQLRQLFLDALPGGTVRWGQKVEAVRPLADGRYAVFANGGDGGEAGEPFDLVVGADGAWSRVRPLVSDAVPCYEGVIFCELGIDDADAQHPALAALVGHGKMFAKGRSRTLVGQRSSNAHIRVYAALRAPESALKLDTADPDRTRQEIAGHFADFAPVLRALITEAKLLAIRPMYALPVGHRWANRPGVTLIGDAAHLMSPFGGEGANTAMADGADLAMALADGNDWRQAVADYEAIMFPRAEEAADGAAEGLRGGVSEDAPDHILEHVAAARERAHPGNRVDDGASA
- a CDS encoding GFA family protein, giving the protein MELTSATIKTRPAKPRRHVGGCLCGAVRFEAIGPAGAPHTCSCRMCQRHTGALTAAWVEFPSESVTWTGTGGMPSVFRSSEFSSRAFCPGCGSTIGAIDDKPVIALLLGVFDKPGARELMPTYHSFRGGRPKWWHVEVASE
- a CDS encoding DUF1488 domain-containing protein, which encodes MSLTFPNRSRSYDEAGKRIRFVGHDGMFQISFSVAADAMSKMRPGTAANEAGYLAAFDTESNAIRDVASKAYDRTRKSMYVLTAADFG
- the groL gene encoding chaperonin GroEL (60 kDa chaperone family; promotes refolding of misfolded polypeptides especially under stressful conditions; forms two stacked rings of heptamers to form a barrel-shaped 14mer; ends can be capped by GroES; misfolded proteins enter the barrel where they are refolded when GroES binds), with the protein product MSAKEIKFSTDARDRMLRGVEILTNAVKVTLGPKGRNVIIDKAYGAPRITKDGVTVAKEIELADKFENMGAQMVREVASKTNDLAGDGTTTATVLAASILREGAKLVAAGMNPMDLKRGIDQAVAAVVGEIKAKAKKVKSSAEIAQVGTIAANGDATVGEMIAKAMDKVGNDGVITVEEAKTAETELDVVEGMQFDRGYLSPYFVTNADKMRVELEEPYVLIHEKKLGNLQAMLPILEAVVQSGRPLLIISEDVEGEALATLVVNKLRGGLKVAAVKAPGFGDRRKAMLEDIAVLTAGQMISEDLGIKLDNVTIDMLGRAKRVLIEKDTTTIIDGAGTKATIQARVAQIKGQIEETTSDYDKEKLQERLAKLSGGVAVIRVGGVTESEVKEKKDRIDDALNATRAAVEEGIVPGGGVALLRARSALAGLTGANADVTAGISIVLRALEAPIRQIAENSGVEGSIVVGKLTDSKDHNQGFDAQNEVYVDMIKAGIVDPAKVVRTALQDAGSIAALLITAEAMITDIPPKDAAPAGGGGGGMGGY